One Setaria italica strain Yugu1 chromosome I, Setaria_italica_v2.0, whole genome shotgun sequence DNA window includes the following coding sequences:
- the LOC101757736 gene encoding peroxisomal fatty acid beta-oxidation multifunctional protein isoform X1 — protein MASRPTMRVTMEVGADGVALITICNPPVNALHPAIFDGLSEKYGEAMARDDVKAIVLTGDAGKFCGGFDINTFARIHQTGNMSLLPDSVKLASHMMEEGRKPSVAAIQGLALGGGLELTMACHARISTPEAQLGLPELTLGVIPGSGGTQRLPRLVGLPKAIEMMLQSKFITAKEGKERGLIDALCSGDELIKMSRHWALEIASCRRTWTKSLGRTDKLGSPSEARALLSTTRQQVKKISTNMPQYQACLDVIEEGVLFGGHAGVLKEYKVFKELVPSQTSRSLVHVFLAQRSTTKVPGVTNVQLKPRKTRKVAIIGGGLMGSGIATSLLISNISVVLKEVNPQFLQRGQKMIAANLEGLVKRGSLTKDKINKAMSLLKGALDYSEFKDVDMVIEAVIENIPLKQSIFSDIEKICPPHCIFATNTSTIDLNVVGEKTNSQDRIIGAHFFSPAHIMPLLEIVRTEKTSPQAILDLITLGKIIKKVPVVVGNCTGFAVNRAFFPYGQGSKLLVSLGIDVFRIDRVISSFGMPMGPFQLQDVAGYGVGLAAKHIFAAAFGERNFSCDLMDLMVQDGRQGKSNGKGYYIYEKGRKPKPDPSVQHVIEEYRNRAKTMPGGKPVILTDLDILEMIFFPVVNEACRVMDENVVIQASDLDIASVLGMGFPKYRGGLIFWADTVGAPYIHSRLIQWAEIYGAFFKPSSYLGQRAKSGIPLSASSSSLLDSTRSRM, from the exons GCGATGCAGGAAAATTCTGCGGAGGTTTCGACATCAATACGTTCGCACGGATTCATCAGACTG GAAACATGTCACTGCTGCCGGACTCTGTTAAGCTTGCGTCACATATGATGGAAG AGGGCAGAAAACCTTCAGTTGCAGCCATCCAAGGCCTTGCTCTGGGCGGTGGACTAGAGTTGACTATG GCTTGTCATGCTCGGATATCTACCCCTGAAGCTCAACTTGGGCTACCAGAACTAACTCTTGGAGTAATTCCTGGATCTGGGG GAACCCAGCGTCTTCCGAGGCTTGTAGGTCTTCCCAAAGCAATAGAAATGATGCTG CAATCAAAGTTCATTACAgcaaaggaagggaaggaacgtGGTCTTATTGATGCCCTTTGCTCGGGTGATGAATTGATAAAGATGTCACGCCATTGGGCTCTGGAGATTGCTAGTTGTCGTAGAACTTGGACAAAATCTCTCGGCAGAACAGATAAGCTTGGTTCACCGTCTGAAGCTCGTGCTCTATTAAGTACGACAAGACAGCAAGTGAAGAAAATTTCAACAAACATGCCGCAGTATCAAGCCTGCCTTGATGTTATTGAAGAAGGTGTATTATTTGGAGGCCATGCAGGTGTCCTAAAG GAATAtaaggttttcaaggagttggtgccatcacaaacatcaaGGTCACTTGTCCATGTCTTTTTGGCCCAGCGTTCTACTACAAAG GTGCCAGGTGTTACTAATGTTCAACTGAAACCTAGGAAAACTAGAAAAGTTGCCATTATTGGTGGTGGCCTGATGGGCTCTGGAATTGCAACATCACTTCTCATTAGCAACATATCTGTTGTTCTCAAGGAAGTAAACCCCCAGTTTCTGCAAAGGGGACAAAAGATGATAGCAG CTAATCTTGAGGGCCTGGTCAAAAGGGGCTCACTCACAAAGGACAAGATAAACAAGGCCATGTCACTTCTCAAAGGTGCACTGGATTATTCAGAATTCAAGGATGTTGATATGGTTATTGAG GCTGTAATAGAGAACATTCCTTTGAAGCAATCGATATTTTCTGACATTGAGAAGATCTGCCCACCACATTGCATATTTGCAACAAACACATCTACCATCGATTTGAATGTTGTCGGCGAGAAGACAAATTCTCAAGATAGAATTATAGGGGCACATTTTTTCAG TCCTGCTCACATTATGCCTTTACTTGAAATTGTCCGGACGGAGAAGACATCACCACAAGCTATCCTTGATCTCATCACACTTGGaaagataataaagaaagtcCCTGTTGTGGTTGGTAATTGCACAGGATTCGCAGTTAACCGTGCATTTTTTCCTTATGGACAGGGTTCAAAGCTTTTAGTTAGTCTTGGTATTGATGTTTTCCGAATTGATCGAGTAATAAGCAGCTTTGGAATGCCAATGGGACCATTTCA ACTCCAAGATGTGGCTGGATATGGAGTGGGCTTGGCAGCAAAACACATATTTGCTGCTGCCTTTGGAGAACGAAATTTCAGCTGTGATTTAATGGATTTGATGGTACAGGATGGGCGGCAAG GAAAGAGCAATGGCAAAGGTTATTACATTTATGAGAAGGGCAGGAAGCCAAAGCCTGACCCTAGTGTTCAACATGTGATTGAGGAGTACCGAAATCGTGCAAAGACAATGCCTGGTGGAAAG CCGGTGATTTTAACGGATCTGGACATACTGGAGATGATTTTCTTCCCAGTTGTGAATGAAGCATGCAGGGTTATGGATGAAAATGTTGTGATTCAGGCTTCTGATCTTGATATTGCGTCTGTTCTTGGGATGGGCTTTCCCAAGTACAG GGGTGGTCTTATCTTCTGGGCTGATACTGTGGGAGCACCTTATATACATTCAAGGCTAATCCAGTGGGCTGAAATCTATGGTGCCTTCTTCAAACCATCATCATATTTGGGACAGAGAGCTAAAAGCGGCATACCCCTG AGCGCATCGAGCTCATCCCTGCTAGATTCTACGAGATCTCGCATGTAA
- the LOC101757736 gene encoding peroxisomal fatty acid beta-oxidation multifunctional protein isoform X2, whose amino-acid sequence MSLLPDSVKLASHMMEEGRKPSVAAIQGLALGGGLELTMACHARISTPEAQLGLPELTLGVIPGSGGTQRLPRLVGLPKAIEMMLQSKFITAKEGKERGLIDALCSGDELIKMSRHWALEIASCRRTWTKSLGRTDKLGSPSEARALLSTTRQQVKKISTNMPQYQACLDVIEEGVLFGGHAGVLKEYKVFKELVPSQTSRSLVHVFLAQRSTTKVPGVTNVQLKPRKTRKVAIIGGGLMGSGIATSLLISNISVVLKEVNPQFLQRGQKMIAANLEGLVKRGSLTKDKINKAMSLLKGALDYSEFKDVDMVIEAVIENIPLKQSIFSDIEKICPPHCIFATNTSTIDLNVVGEKTNSQDRIIGAHFFSPAHIMPLLEIVRTEKTSPQAILDLITLGKIIKKVPVVVGNCTGFAVNRAFFPYGQGSKLLVSLGIDVFRIDRVISSFGMPMGPFQLQDVAGYGVGLAAKHIFAAAFGERNFSCDLMDLMVQDGRQGKSNGKGYYIYEKGRKPKPDPSVQHVIEEYRNRAKTMPGGKPVILTDLDILEMIFFPVVNEACRVMDENVVIQASDLDIASVLGMGFPKYRGGLIFWADTVGAPYIHSRLIQWAEIYGAFFKPSSYLGQRAKSGIPLSASSSSLLDSTRSRM is encoded by the exons ATGTCACTGCTGCCGGACTCTGTTAAGCTTGCGTCACATATGATGGAAG AGGGCAGAAAACCTTCAGTTGCAGCCATCCAAGGCCTTGCTCTGGGCGGTGGACTAGAGTTGACTATG GCTTGTCATGCTCGGATATCTACCCCTGAAGCTCAACTTGGGCTACCAGAACTAACTCTTGGAGTAATTCCTGGATCTGGGG GAACCCAGCGTCTTCCGAGGCTTGTAGGTCTTCCCAAAGCAATAGAAATGATGCTG CAATCAAAGTTCATTACAgcaaaggaagggaaggaacgtGGTCTTATTGATGCCCTTTGCTCGGGTGATGAATTGATAAAGATGTCACGCCATTGGGCTCTGGAGATTGCTAGTTGTCGTAGAACTTGGACAAAATCTCTCGGCAGAACAGATAAGCTTGGTTCACCGTCTGAAGCTCGTGCTCTATTAAGTACGACAAGACAGCAAGTGAAGAAAATTTCAACAAACATGCCGCAGTATCAAGCCTGCCTTGATGTTATTGAAGAAGGTGTATTATTTGGAGGCCATGCAGGTGTCCTAAAG GAATAtaaggttttcaaggagttggtgccatcacaaacatcaaGGTCACTTGTCCATGTCTTTTTGGCCCAGCGTTCTACTACAAAG GTGCCAGGTGTTACTAATGTTCAACTGAAACCTAGGAAAACTAGAAAAGTTGCCATTATTGGTGGTGGCCTGATGGGCTCTGGAATTGCAACATCACTTCTCATTAGCAACATATCTGTTGTTCTCAAGGAAGTAAACCCCCAGTTTCTGCAAAGGGGACAAAAGATGATAGCAG CTAATCTTGAGGGCCTGGTCAAAAGGGGCTCACTCACAAAGGACAAGATAAACAAGGCCATGTCACTTCTCAAAGGTGCACTGGATTATTCAGAATTCAAGGATGTTGATATGGTTATTGAG GCTGTAATAGAGAACATTCCTTTGAAGCAATCGATATTTTCTGACATTGAGAAGATCTGCCCACCACATTGCATATTTGCAACAAACACATCTACCATCGATTTGAATGTTGTCGGCGAGAAGACAAATTCTCAAGATAGAATTATAGGGGCACATTTTTTCAG TCCTGCTCACATTATGCCTTTACTTGAAATTGTCCGGACGGAGAAGACATCACCACAAGCTATCCTTGATCTCATCACACTTGGaaagataataaagaaagtcCCTGTTGTGGTTGGTAATTGCACAGGATTCGCAGTTAACCGTGCATTTTTTCCTTATGGACAGGGTTCAAAGCTTTTAGTTAGTCTTGGTATTGATGTTTTCCGAATTGATCGAGTAATAAGCAGCTTTGGAATGCCAATGGGACCATTTCA ACTCCAAGATGTGGCTGGATATGGAGTGGGCTTGGCAGCAAAACACATATTTGCTGCTGCCTTTGGAGAACGAAATTTCAGCTGTGATTTAATGGATTTGATGGTACAGGATGGGCGGCAAG GAAAGAGCAATGGCAAAGGTTATTACATTTATGAGAAGGGCAGGAAGCCAAAGCCTGACCCTAGTGTTCAACATGTGATTGAGGAGTACCGAAATCGTGCAAAGACAATGCCTGGTGGAAAG CCGGTGATTTTAACGGATCTGGACATACTGGAGATGATTTTCTTCCCAGTTGTGAATGAAGCATGCAGGGTTATGGATGAAAATGTTGTGATTCAGGCTTCTGATCTTGATATTGCGTCTGTTCTTGGGATGGGCTTTCCCAAGTACAG GGGTGGTCTTATCTTCTGGGCTGATACTGTGGGAGCACCTTATATACATTCAAGGCTAATCCAGTGGGCTGAAATCTATGGTGCCTTCTTCAAACCATCATCATATTTGGGACAGAGAGCTAAAAGCGGCATACCCCTG AGCGCATCGAGCTCATCCCTGCTAGATTCTACGAGATCTCGCATGTAA